A segment of the bacterium genome:
GATTATCATCCCCGCGCAGCTCTCCATTTCGTCTGGCTTTTCTGAACACGACTGGCGCATTCGACTGGGGTTGCCCGACGATCAACTCTTTGCCGCGCATGTCGAGTTTGATCCCATCACCTGCAAACGCTTTATCTTTCGCTTAATCGAAACCTATTACCGCAAACGGATCGTCAACAGAAAAAACAGATTGGCAAGGAGTGCGACGATTTAAATGGGCGCATCGCCGAATCGCATCGACCCCAGCCGGGTGCTCCTCGTCGATCAACCTGGACCAGAGCTGGAACAAATTGTTCAGTGCCTGAAGGAATACCACCTAACGGCCATCATGGCGGATACGGCGGCGGAAGCACTGACCTACTGCGAACAGCAGGACATACAGTTACTGGTCTCCGAACGCACGCTGCCCGATATGGACGGTTTTGATTTTTTCCGCCAGGTACGGGAAATCGCTCGGACTAAAGACCTACCCATCATCGTCTTGACCCGCGAGATCGATCTGGATGAGCGGATCAAAAGCATGTCCCAGGATGTGGATGATTACATCCTCAAACCCTTTTATCCGGAAGAGGTGGCTGCGCGCGTCAATACCGTTCTGCTGGAATCGCTGCGATCCGCCGACGGATCCCTTGGTGCCGATTGCCCCTTGGCCGGCCGATTGGAAGATATGACTCTGCTCAGCCTGCTTCAGCTCTTGGTCCGCGGCAAAAAAACAGGCAGAATTCTACTGTCCGTCGATCCACAGCCAAACCACATCATAATCAACGACGGTTCCATCTGGGATGCCCAATGGGGCCGAGCGCAGGGCGAAAACGCTCTCATTAAATTGTTGCTGCAGTCCAGCGGCGGCTTTCGTGTTCAGCTGCAGCCCGAGATCCTCGAAGAAAGCACCATTCCCTATCCAGCCGCAGAGGTGTTGCGATGGGGCGCCGAACTGTTGGATGCAGGCCGCCGTTTAACTGCTTTGATCCCATCGCTGGAAACCGTGTTAGCATCCGCCGAAACCGCTTTGCAATCCCGTGAGTTGAGCGAATCGGAGTACGGTTGGATCCGTCATCTTCAGCACCCTCAGACTATAGCCTCTTTATTGCACCAGCTGGAAACCGCCGGCCAGACGTTGACCACCTGCCGAACCCTGTTGGAAAAAAAGCTGATTGTCATCGCCGACACGGCCGCAGGACGCCTCACGGATGTGCCCCAGTCAACCACCAAGCGATCCAAAGACCGGCCATCGCTGCTCACCGTTTTTTTTCGCAAAAGAAGCAATAAATCATCGTAGATTTAGTGATTGAAAAGTGCGGTTCGTGGCGCTGCCGATCTTATTCGCCAATCTTTAGAAAGAACGTCGAGTGGGCGTTATGATGCTGTTCCTATTGCGGCTTGTTGTTTTTTTTCTGCCGGCTCAGGCCAGCGGGGATGATGGCCCTTCCCTGTCACTGCAGAGCTGTTTTCAGCCGCCTTGGATCATACAGTTTCAGCCGCAGGATTCTGCGCTGGCCAGAGACATTCCAAGACTGCTTGACGCCAAACTGCCGGATATCCAACGCGACCTGGCGGTGCAAGCCGACGGTCTCTATGCGATCGTCGTTGCCCCCTCCCGTGAATACTATAATCATTATTTAATCTCGGGCTTGCCGAAATGGAGCGGCGCTTATGCCGTTCCAGCGATGCGCACACTGGTGATGAAATCTCCACGCTGGGATCGGCCGGAGAACGACTTTGGTAAAACCCTGATTCATGAGCTGGTCCACCTACTGCTCCATGAACGGCTCAAGGGGCAGCCGGCGCCGCGCTGGCTTGATGAAGGTCTGGCCTTGTTTTATGAAGAACCCCGGGACTGGGATTATCCACTCGCCCTGTCCAAAGCCCTTTTCACCCGCTCACTGATCCCCCTTGACCAAATCGATGCGGTGCTTTCGTTCCACCCAAGCCAGGCGGCGCTGGCCTATCAGGAGAGCTATTCGGTCGTCACCTATTTTCTCAGCCTTTATGATCTGGACGGCTTGCAGGTCTTGCTGGACGGCCTG
Coding sequences within it:
- a CDS encoding response regulator, translating into MGASPNRIDPSRVLLVDQPGPELEQIVQCLKEYHLTAIMADTAAEALTYCEQQDIQLLVSERTLPDMDGFDFFRQVREIARTKDLPIIVLTREIDLDERIKSMSQDVDDYILKPFYPEEVAARVNTVLLESLRSADGSLGADCPLAGRLEDMTLLSLLQLLVRGKKTGRILLSVDPQPNHIIINDGSIWDAQWGRAQGENALIKLLLQSSGGFRVQLQPEILEESTIPYPAAEVLRWGAELLDAGRRLTALIPSLETVLASAETALQSRELSESEYGWIRHLQHPQTIASLLHQLETAGQTLTTCRTLLEKKLIVIADTAAGRLTDVPQSTTKRSKDRPSLLTVFFRKRSNKSS